The following DNA comes from Pyxidicoccus trucidator.
GAATTGGCGGCGTTGAGCGGCGGTGGACCTGTTCTCCGAGCTGGGATGAGTGCCGGGTTCAGGGTGCCAGCGCCCAGGCAGGCCCGTGAGGCCCCTGCCTGCCTGGCTCCCCTGGCTCGGCTTGCGTCGCTCGCACCGGGCCCGGTTCGGTGAAACAATGAGATACCCCTGGCAGCGGCTCCCCGCCGGGAAGAGCAGAGCACCGTGACAGTGAACGCCCCAGACTCACGGATGATGCGTGGACAGCAGGCCAGCACCGGCCCTGACGTCGCGGGCTGGCTCGTGTCCGAGGCGCGGAGCCTGGAGGGCCCGGCCCCGCTGCTCGACGCCCTCTGCCAGCGCTTGGTGGCTCAGGGTGTCCCTCTCGCCCGCGCGTCCATCGTCCTCTTCACCCTGCACCCGCTGCTGCACGGCCGCAGCTTCCGCTGGCGCCCCGGGCAGCGGGTCTCCACCGAGGTCCACCCGCACGGCCTCCAGCACCTGCCCGGCTTCGCGCTCAGCCCCTTCAAGGCGCTGCTCGACGGCTCTCCCGGCCTCCACCGCCGCCTGGAGGAGCCGCCCGCGCCGGACGACTTCCCCATGTACGCCGAGCTGCGCGCGGACGGCCTCACCGACTACGTGGCGCTGCCGCTGTGCTTCAGCGACGGCGCGCGCCATGCCGTCTCTTGGGCCACCTCCGCTCCGGGTGGCTTCACGGATGCGCACCTCGCGCTGCTCCATGGCTTGCACCCGTTGCTGCAGCTCGTGCTGGAGGTCCTCGCGCGCAAGGACATGACGGGCGTGCTGCTGGACACGTACCTGGGCAAGGACACGGGCCGGCGCATCCTTCAGGGACAGATTCGACGGGGCGACGGAGAGACGACCTCCGCCGTCATCTGCCTGAGTGACTTGCGCAGCTTCACCGCGCTGTCGGACGCGCTCCCGCGTGACTCGCTGCTGGAGCTGCTCAACGCGTACTTCGAGACCATGGTGACAGCCTTCCACGCGCACGGCGCGGAGGTGCTCAAGTTCATGGGCGACGCGGTGCTCGCCATCTTCCGCATCGACGCGGAGTCGCCGGTGGAGGAGCGCTGCGCGGCCGCCGCCCGCACCATCCGCGAGGCCGTGGCCGCCAGTTCGCGCGACAACGCCGAGCGCCGCCGCAAGGGCCTGCCCACGTACGAGTTCGGCGCCGCGCTCCACGTGGGCGACGTCATGTACGGCAACATCGGCGCGTCGGACCGGCTGGACTTCACCGTCATCGGCCCGGCCGTCAACCTCGCCAGCCGCATCGGCGGGCTGTGCGCCGCGCTCAATGAGCCCGTGCTCCTGTCGGAGGCCTTTGCCTCCCACTTCCGTGGCGGCACGCGAGACCTGGGCGAGCACGTGCTCAAGGGCGTGGGCCTGCCCGTGCGCATCCACACGCTCGAAGCCGAGGCCGCTGTCGACTCCAATTCGCTCACCGCCGCCTGAGCCGGGACGGGCTTGACCCGTATCCGTGCGCGGCGGCTCGCCTCTCCCTCGCCGGCAGCCTGGAAGGAACGCTCATTCCGCCGAGGCTCGCCCCTCTCGCGACGGCTTGGGTGGAAGGAACGCTCATTCCGCCGAGGCCTGCCTTTGTTGCCCCTGCCGCCTGGAAGGAACGCTCATTCCGCCGAGGCTCGTCCCTCCCGCGACGGCTTGGGTGGAAGGAACGCTCATTCCGCCGAAGCTCGTCCCTCCCGCCCCTCCGCGTCGTGCCGGCTTGGGTGGAAGGAACGCTCATTCCGCTGGCGCGGGCCCGCGTCCTCGCCGCAGCGGTTGCTCCGGCAGGAAGCACGTCACCCCCAGCGCCAGCAGCGCGATGAGGATGGCCACGCGGTACACCGCCGACACGCCGCTCGTGAAGGACGCCTTCAACGCCTGCCAGGCCTGGTCCACTGACTCCAGCGCGCGCTGCTCCTCCGCGTCCACCCGCGCGCGCTCCGTTGCACCCACCCGGCGGCGCTCGGCGTCGAACTCCGTGCGCAGCCGCGCCTTCACCTCTCCGGCCTGGAAGCTCCCGCCCGCCGGGGCTCCTTCACCGCTCGTCCCGGGCGTCGCCACCGCCACCTGGGCCCGCACCGACTCTGGGAGTCCGGCGGTGGCCGCGGGCATGCGTGCCCCCAGCTCGCTCGACAGCGTGGCCGCGAACACCGTGCCCAGCAGCGCCACGCCCATGGTCATCCCGAGCTGCCGGAAGAAGGTGGCCGCTGACGTGGCCACGCCAATCCGCTGAGGCGGCACGGCGTTCTGGATGGCCATCGTGAACAGCGGAATCGACGGCCCCAGGCCCAGGCCCACCAGCACCATCTTCGCCGTCACCTCGGCCTGGGTGGAGTCGGGCGTCAGCGTGAAGCCCATCACCGCGAAGCCCACCACCAGCAGCACGAGCGAGCCCAGCAGCAGCACCTTGTATCGGCCCAGCTTCGACACCAGCTGCCCGCTGAGCACGTTGCCCGCCACCACGCCCAGCGTCAGCGGCGTAATCGTCAGCCCCGAGCGCGTCGCCGACAGTCCCACCACGTTCACCATGAACAGCGGCAGGAAGACGACGCCCGACAGGAACACCGCACCGATGATGAACACCGCCGCGTTCCCCGTGCTGAAGGCGCGCAGGCGGAACAGCTTCAGGTCCAGCAGCGGCTCCTTCGCGTGCGCCTCCAGCCGCAGGAACATCGCCGTGCCCACCACGGCCAACGCGAACAGCCCCAGGATGCGCCACGAACTCCAGGCCCACGCGCCGCCGTCACTTCGCCCCATGCTGAGCGCCAGCAGCAGTGGCACCACCGCCATCGCGAGCGCCCCTGCGCCGGGCAGGTCCAGTCCTCCCTGTCCCGCGCCCTCGGGCCGCAGCTTCGGCATGCGCAGCAGGACGAGCGCCAGCGCCACCGCGCCCACCGGCAGGTTGATGAAGAACACCCAGTGCCAGCCCAGGTGGTCGGTGATGAAGCCGCCCACCAGCGGGCCCACCACGCTCGACAGGCCGAACACCGCGCCGAAGAGGCCCTGGTACTTTCCTCGCTCGCGAGGCTCGAAGAGGTCCGCCACCACCGCCAGCGCCGCGGTGAAGAGCGCCGCGCTGCCCAGCCCCTGCACCGCGCGGAAGAGGATGAGCGCCAGCGTGGACCGGGCCACTCCGCACAGGAAGCTGCCCGCGAGGAAGATGAGGATGCCCACCGCCAGCACCGTCCGCCGGCCCAGCAGGTCGGACAGCTTCCCCCACACCGGCACCATCATCGTGGACGCCACCATGTACGACGTGGTGAGCCACGCGTAGTGCGACGCGGGGATGCGCAGGTCTGCCTGGATGGCCGGCCCCGCGGTCGCGACGATTGTCTGATCCAGCGCCGCGAGCAGCAGCCCCAGCAGCGCCCCCAGCATCGTGAAGACCTTCTGTGCGCGAGTGAACGCGGGGAACGCGGCGGGCAGGAGGTCGGCGGAGGCTGGAGCGGCGGACGAGGCCATGGGTCGCGAACGTCGCCCACGACGCGGGCGCCGGACGAAAGGTGGGGCCGCTCCAGGTGGACGGCCAGCCATCCAGGCCGGACGGCTGCCCGGCGAACGTCCACCGCCCGGCGCTTTCGTCTGGGAGCGACGAGCGGAGAACACCTCCAGAATGCAACCGTGTCGCGGCGCTCCCGTAGGTCGAGAACGCAACGACAGTGTCATGGCAAGGATCCACCGGCTGTCCGCCGGTGGATCTCCTCATGCCGCAAGCATCTGGAGGGGGGATGTCAGCCCTGCGCGTAACCTCCGGAGCGCGCCACTTCTCCACGCCTGGGCCGGACGTGGCGCCTCTTCGCGTGGCTTTCGAGGACCGACGGCATGCAACAGTTTCGAGCGCTGACCCTCTCCACCCTGCTGGCGTTGTCGCTATGCGCCTGTCCCGGAGACCCCGACCCCATCCCCGATGCCGGAGCGGATGCCGGCGAGCCAGACGCCGGTGGCCCCGACGCAGGCGAACCTGACGCCGGTGAGCCAGACGCGGGCGAACCCGATGCGGGCGAGCCGGACGCGGGGCCCGGGGATGCGGGGCCGGTGCTCTCCGACGTGCCGGTGTGGGAGGTGAAGCACGACCCCGAATACACCGCGGGCTGCTTTGGCCGCTCCATCGCCATGGGCGACCTGAATGGCGATGGGCAGAAGGACCTGGTCGTCGCCGCCCCGCCGTGCCTCACCACCACGCGAGACCCGGGCCGCTTGTCCATCTTCACCGGCGAGGCTCCCTACTTCACCAAGCAACCCCTCTCCACGGTGATGAACTGGCGGAACGCCTCCACGCGCACCAACGGCAACCAGATGGTGGTGTCCACGGGCAACGTGGACGGGGACGCGTACGCGGACGTGCTCGTCTCCGGCCAGTACGGCCTGCTGGTCTTCAAGGGCCGGACAGACCTGGGCCAGCTGTTCGCGGAGCCGCTGTTCCTGGTGCCGGGAGGCGGCGTCTACAACAACGCCGTGCTCGCGGACGTCGACGGGGATGGGCTGGATGACCTGGTCAGCGTGAAGGGGACCCAGGTGTCCGTGTACCGGGCCACGCCGGGCGCGGAGGGCGGGCCCTTCACCCTCGTGCCTCGCACCCAGGCGCTCTTCACCAACAGCGTGCGGCGCGCGGGTGACTTCAACGGCGACGGCGCGCAGGACCTCGTGGTGAACAACGGGTCGTCCTTCGGCCTCTTCCTGGGGTGCAAGGCGGGTGGCACCCTGGAGTGTGATGGGCTCCTGGCGCGGAGCGCCACCTGGGGAGTGGCTTCGCGCACCCTGGCCCTGCTGCCGGACCTGAATGGGGACGGGACGTCGGAGAGCTTCCAGGGCCCGGGCGGGGGAACGCAGCAGCTGCACCTGTCGGACGCACAGTCGCCGACGGGCTTCTCCGCCACGCCCGTGTGGACCGCCATGGCCGATCCGGTCTTCTCCCTGTTCGGCAACGTCATCGTCTCGGCGGGAGACGTGGACGGAGACGGCCAGCGCAACGACTTCATCGTGGGCTCGGATGGCCGGCTCTACGTCTACTCCCCGGCACAGGGCGTCTCCGCCGAGCTGAAGCCCGTCTGGGCCTGGCCGCGCGCGGACAGGCTCCGCGCCGGGTTCGAGGGCTTCCACCGCTTCTCCGTGCTGGCGCCGGGCGACCTGGACGACAACGGCTTCGACGACGTGGTGGTGGGCATGGCCCCGCCGCCCGGGCTCGTCTCCGGACCCGGCGGGCGCGTGGTCATCTACGGCGGTGGCGCGGTGCCCGACGAACCCACGGCCCCGCCCCACCTGCCCGCGGTGGCCGCGTGTGGCCTGCAGTTGGACCCGGTGAACGGCAAGCCCGACCTCACCGTGGACGCGGACGTGCTGGCCCGCTCGCTGTATGTGGAGACCCGCACCTTCGCTCCCGATTCCTGCGAGGTCATCGAAGGCTGCGTGCCCGCCGGCGGCCAGCGGCGCCTGCTGCGCTTCAACACCTCCATCGTCAACCTGGGCACCGCCGCGGCCACCGTGCCCGACGTGCAGGAGCGTCCGGACCTCTACGTCTGGGACGAGTGCCACGGGCACGACCACCTGACGAACTTCGCTGGGTACGCGCTGCGCGACGCGCAGGGCCAGGACGTCGTCCTGGGACGCAAGCAGGGCTTCTACCTCGTGGACTACCACCGCCAGTGCTCGGACGCGGCGCCGTTCTTCCTCTACGCCGAGCGCATGGGCATCTCCGCCGGCTGGTCGGACATCTACTTCGCGGACATCCCCTGCCAGTGGGTCGACATCACCGACCTCTCCGACGGCACGTACACCCTGCGCGTGGGCGTGGACGAGCAGGACATCATCGAGGAGGAGACAGTCCACCCCAACGAAGTGTCTGTGCGCCTGGTGCTGGAGGGCGACACGGCCACCGTCCTTCCGTAATCCTGTGGGGGCATGAGCCCTACCGAGCGCCCCCTGTACCTGGACCACAACGCCACCACCCCCATCGACCCGGAGGTGGTGGACGCGATGCTGCCGTACCTCCGCGAGGAGTTCGGCAACCCCTCCAGCGGGCACCCGTATGGCAGGCGGGCCCGCGCCGCGCTGGAGGAGGCCCGCGCGAAGGTGGCGGCCCTCATCGGCGCGGGGCCCGGGGACATCCTCTTCACCTCCGGCGGCACCGAGGCCAACAACCTCGCCATCCGCGGCACCACGGAGGCTCGCGCGGAGCGACGCCATGTCCTCACCTCCGTGATTGAGCACCCGGCGACGAAGCTGCCCTGCGACTCGCTGGAGTGGCGGGGCTGGCGCGTGACGTGGCTGCCGGTGGACGCGGAGGGCCGCGTGCGGGTGGAGGACGCGGCGCAGGCGCTGGACGCGGCGGGCGCGGACACCGCGCTGGTGACGCTGATGCACGCCAACAACGAGACGGGCGTCCTCCAGCCGGTGGCTGAAGTCGCGGCGCTGGCCCACCGGCACGGCGCCACCGTGCACACGGACGCGGCGCAGTCGGTGGGCAAGGTGCCGGTGGACGTGGGCGTGCTCGGCGTGGACCTGCTGACGCTGGTGGGGCACAAGCTGCGCGCGCCCAAGGGCGTGGGCGCGCTGTACGTGCGCCCCGGCACGCCGCTGCGGCCCTTCGTGCTGGGCGGCGGCCAGGAGCGGGGCCTGCGGCCGGGGACGGAGAACGTGCCCTACGCCGTGGCCCTGGGCACCGCGTGCGACCTGGCGCGCGCGAGGCTGGCGCGGGGGACGGCGGCCGGGGTGGCCCTGCGCGAGCGGCTGTGGGAGCGGCTGCGGGCGGAGGTGCCCGGGCTGGCGCTGAATGGCCACGCCACCGAGCGGCTGCCCAACACCCTCAACGTGCGCTTCCCGGGCGTGAAGGGCAGCGACGTGCTGGCGGCGGCGCCGGAGGTGGCGGCGTCCACCGGCTCGGCCTGCCACGAGGGCGGCGAGTCCGCCTCCGCGGTGCTGCGCGCCATGGGCCTCCCCGAGGCCGAGGCCCTGGGCGCGGTGCGGCTGTCCCTGGGGCCGGACACCACCGAGGCCCAGGTGGACCGGGCGGCGGCGGCGCTGGCGGCGGCCTGGCGGAAGGCAGGCGGGCGCTGACGTCCCGGCCGTCCCGGAGGTGGGATATGGCCCGAGGCCGGCCGCTCCGTGAAGAAGATCCGGACGGAGCGCGGTTGCCCTGGGGAAGGTCGCGTGCAATCACCCGTTCTCTGATGCGTAGTCAGGGTGCCTGCCGGGATTCCGCGCTCGGGGCGCGACGCCGTACCGGCGGAGAGGTCATCACGTGAGCTTCCGGGTCGATGTGTGGGAGGGAGCGCGCATCGCGCTGTTCTCACTCCGTTCCAACCGCCTGCGGACCGTGCTGACGACGGTGGGCATCGGCGTGGGGGTGTGCACCCTGCTGGCCATCGTCGGCATCATCCAGGGCATCAACCGCTCCTTCGAGGAGCAGCTCTCCGAGATTGGCGCCAACACCATCCAGGTCTCCAAGTTCCCATGGACGATGCGGGGGGACTGGTGGGAGTACCGCAACCGCAAGGACCTGTCCGCGGACCTGGTGGGGCCCATCCTCAAGTCGTCCGAGCACGTGCTGGCCGTCGCCCCCATCTACTTCGAGCGCGTGGAAGGCCGCTTCCTGGACCGGAAGATGGCCGCGGTGACGATTGTCGGCACTACGCCGGACTACGCCACCGTGTCCTCCTTCGTCGTCGACAGCGGGCGCTTCCTCACGGACTCGGACGTGGACCAGCGTGCGTCGGTGGTCGTCATCGGCGCGGAGCTGGTGCGCTCGCTCTTCCCCGGCATCAACCCGCTGGGGCACCGCATCCTCCTGGAGGGCCGGCCCTACCGCGTGGTGGGGACGCTCGAGCCCAAGGGCACCATCCTCGGAGAGAACCAGGACGTCGTGGTGATGGTGCCCTACCGCACCTTCCTGTCGCACTTCGGCAAGCGGCGCTCGCCCAACATCGCGGTGGCGGTGGACTCGCCGGAGAACGTCCTCAAGGTGCAGGACGCGATGACGCCCGTGCTGCGCCGGGAGCGGAACACGCCGCCGGGAATCCCGGACGACTTCGCCATCAACCGCCCCGAGCAGCTCGCCAACATGTACGCCCAGCTCACCGGGGCGCTCTACGGCGCGGCCACGGGCGTAGGCTTCATCACCCTGCTGGTGGGCGGCATCGGCATCATGAACATCATGCTGGTGTCGGTGCGCGAGCGGACGCGCGAGATTGGCGTGCGGCGGGCGCTGGGAGCGAAGAAGCGCACCATCATCATCCAGTTCCTCATGGAGGCCTCCAGCGTGTCCGCGCTGGGCGGCACCATGGGCACGCTGGCGGGGTTGGGGCTGGCGCGCACGGTGTCGCTGGTAACACCGCTGGCGGCGGCGGTGGAGCCGCTGACGGTGGTGTTCGGCGTGGGCTTCGCGGCCATGGTGGGGCTGCTGTTCGGCATCTGGCCGGCGGCGCGTGCGGCGAACCTGGACCCGGTGGAAGCCCTCCGCCATGAGTGACGGGAGCGTCCAGCGATGATGGCACTGTGGGACACCCTGCGGCTGGCGTTCGGGACGTTCATCTCCAACCCGCTGCGCTCCTTCCTGACGTTGCTGGGCATCGTCATCGGCGCCACCACGGTGGTGTCGATGATGGGGCTCATCCAGGGGCTGCGGAACCAGGTCAACGAGAGCCTGTCCGAGCTGGGCACCAACTGCTTCCAGGTGCAGCGGCTGCCCTTCGGCGGCGAGCTGTCGCTGGCGGAGCTGTCGCGGCGGCCCCGGCTGAACGAGGGTGACTTGGAGGCCATCCGCGAGCAGCCGTCGGTGCTGACGGCGGCGGCGGAGGACTCCAAGGGTGGCTTCAAGGTGTCCACGTCCCTGCGCGAGTCGCGGCCCAACGTGTCCATCTGGGCGGGCACGCCGGAGTACTTCCAGACGAACTCGGTGCAGGTGCAGGAGGGGCGGGCCTTCACGGATACGGAGTACCTGGACGGGCGGCGTGTGGTGGTGATTGGCCTGGACCTGGCGGACACGCTCTTCCCGGGGTTGGACCCGCTGGGGCAGACGCTTCGCATCCAGGGCCGGAGCTTCCAGGTGGTGGGCACGCTCAAGCGCAAGGGCGGCTTCCTGGGCGGAGGCAGCCAGGACAACCAGGTGATGATGCCGCTGTCGGTGTTCCGCCAGCTGTTCGGCGTGAGGGACTACCGGGTGAGCATCCAGGCGCGCACGTCGGAGCTGGTGCCGCGGGCGCAGGACGAGGTGACGCTGCTGATGCGGCGGCGGCACGCGCTGAAGCCGATGGAGCCGGACGACTTCTTCGTGTTCTCCAACGAGAGCGCCGCGGAGACGTTCAACAAAATCTCCCAGGTCATCTCCGTGGCCAGCTTCGGGGTGTGCCTGCTGTCGCTGCTGGTGGGCGGCATCGGCATCCTGAACATCATGCTGGTGGCCGTGACGGAGCGGACGCGGGAGATTGGCATCCGCAAGGCGCTGGGCGCGAAGAAGCGCCGCATCCTGGCGCAGTTCGCCACCGAGGCGGTGGTGCTGTCGCTGACGGGTGGCGTGCTGGGCGTGGCCCTGGGCGTGGCCCTGGCGCACCTGGCGCGGTGGGTGATGGGGCTGCCCACGGAGGTGCCCGCGTGGGCGGTGGGCCTGTCGCTGGCGATGAGCTGCGGCGTGGGGCTGGCCTTCGGCATCTACCCCGCTGCGCGCGCGGCGAAGCTGGACCCGGTGGAGGCGATGCGCACGGAGTGAGCGCCGCTGAGGCCCCCTCCGCGCGAGCGGAAGAGGCCTCGGTGCTTCAGCGTCCGGACGGGGCGCTTACGGACACGGCGGCGTGCAGATGCGCTCGCCGGTGATGGGGTGCTTGTAGCAGGTCACCGTGCACTCGGCGGACGCGGTGGCGGGAGCCATGGCAACGCCCAGTCCGAACATGGCGGCGGCGGCGGTGAGGGCGACGGCGATACGGAGGTTCTTCCGAGCAGACATGCGTGGCTCCAGAGATGGGGGGTCCGTACTGCGGCTCGCAGCCTGAAGCTGGTGCCGCCTGATGGCAACAGCCGCCGCGTCGAGCTTCATTTCGGTGCGCTGGGCTCGTAACTATTGCGTGTGTTCGTCTGGACGAGGACCACCGCCGGCCCACTGGTAGCCCACTGTCGCTCCCGCTCCGATGAAGCCGAGACCGATGAGCTGACGCACGGACTTGAGGCGGGCGCTCGGGCCGGCCAGCTTCATCATCACTCCGTGTGCGGCCACGCCGAGCAGCGCGCCCACCGCGGCGCCTCCGAGCGCTCCGAGGTACGCATTCCCGCGGTCCTTGCTCCCGCCGAAGGCCAGCTCTCCCAGGCCCCACGTGCCGAGCGCCGCCAGCGGTGGGGTCAGCACGAGGCCCCCGCCGAACGCCACCACCTCCAGCTCCGTCCAGCGCCCGCCGTTGGGCGTCGCTGGGCGGAAGAAGAGGAGCCGCGCGGGCATGGAGCCCAGGAGCATGCCCGCCGCCGTCTCCGAGGCGGTGGAGGTCAGGCGCGTGTCACCGCCCACGCGGCTCGCGGCCCAGACGCCTCCGAGCGGGAGCAGCGTCAGCCCGCCATGCGCCACCCAGGCCTCGGGGCTGAGCGGCAGGTCCTCTCCGTTGGACTGCACGGGCACGCCGCTCATCCCCGGCAGCCGCGTGCCGCCTCTTCCCGAGGACGGGGGCTCCGGAGTCGTGCTCGAGGCCCCGGTCGCGGGGGATGGCTCATGTGCTGGAGCGTCAGTGCCGCGTGCCTCGTCCGTGACGGGCTCCGGAGTCATGGCCGTATCCGAAGGAGACTCCTGCTCCTGGAGACGCAGCGCCTGTCCCCGTCGCAGCGGCGCGTCGGAGGCCGCGTGGGCCACGGGCGCCAGCAGGCACCCGAGCAGCAGCAGGGACACGGCAGTGGAGGCTCTCGGTGGAGACTGGGACATGGGCACACAGGGCCACCCGTCCTCCGGCCTGGAGCGCGGTGGCGGGGAAGGGTGTGCATCCGCCTCGCGTGCTTCCACCCCTCCACGGGCGCGCGCCCTCCAGCACACAGTCACGAGGGGTTGGGATGTTCGCGGCTGGACGCTCTCACCCGACCTCGGAGTGATGGAGGGCAGGTGCGCGCCGGACGGTGCGCCACTAACTTCCGGGAGTGAAGCTGGTCTGGCTCGTGCTTGGCGCGCTGCTCGTCGCCGGGTGCCCGTATCCCAACCACCGGCATGACCTGCGCCTGCGCGCGCTGCCCGAGGGCGGCGCCGAGGCGCGCTCGCTCGCGTTCTACCAGTCGCTCGGCGTGGAGCTGGCCCCCGGGCACCGCGTGGAGCTGGTGGAGAACGGCCACATCTTCGACGCCATCGAGCAGGAGGCGCGCGCCGCCCGCTCCAGCATCCACATCGCCAGCTACATCTGGCGCCCGGGCGAGCCGTCGGACCGGCTGGTGCGCGCCCTCCAGCAGCGCCAGCCCGGCGTCGCCT
Coding sequences within:
- a CDS encoding ABC transporter permease, which translates into the protein MSFRVDVWEGARIALFSLRSNRLRTVLTTVGIGVGVCTLLAIVGIIQGINRSFEEQLSEIGANTIQVSKFPWTMRGDWWEYRNRKDLSADLVGPILKSSEHVLAVAPIYFERVEGRFLDRKMAAVTIVGTTPDYATVSSFVVDSGRFLTDSDVDQRASVVVIGAELVRSLFPGINPLGHRILLEGRPYRVVGTLEPKGTILGENQDVVVMVPYRTFLSHFGKRRSPNIAVAVDSPENVLKVQDAMTPVLRRERNTPPGIPDDFAINRPEQLANMYAQLTGALYGAATGVGFITLLVGGIGIMNIMLVSVRERTREIGVRRALGAKKRTIIIQFLMEASSVSALGGTMGTLAGLGLARTVSLVTPLAAAVEPLTVVFGVGFAAMVGLLFGIWPAARAANLDPVEALRHE
- a CDS encoding MDR family MFS transporter, producing the protein MASSAAPASADLLPAAFPAFTRAQKVFTMLGALLGLLLAALDQTIVATAGPAIQADLRIPASHYAWLTTSYMVASTMMVPVWGKLSDLLGRRTVLAVGILIFLAGSFLCGVARSTLALILFRAVQGLGSAALFTAALAVVADLFEPRERGKYQGLFGAVFGLSSVVGPLVGGFITDHLGWHWVFFINLPVGAVALALVLLRMPKLRPEGAGQGGLDLPGAGALAMAVVPLLLALSMGRSDGGAWAWSSWRILGLFALAVVGTAMFLRLEAHAKEPLLDLKLFRLRAFSTGNAAVFIIGAVFLSGVVFLPLFMVNVVGLSATRSGLTITPLTLGVVAGNVLSGQLVSKLGRYKVLLLGSLVLLVVGFAVMGFTLTPDSTQAEVTAKMVLVGLGLGPSIPLFTMAIQNAVPPQRIGVATSAATFFRQLGMTMGVALLGTVFAATLSSELGARMPAATAGLPESVRAQVAVATPGTSGEGAPAGGSFQAGEVKARLRTEFDAERRRVGATERARVDAEEQRALESVDQAWQALKASFTSGVSAVYRVAILIALLALGVTCFLPEQPLRRGRGPAPAE
- a CDS encoding adenylate/guanylate cyclase domain-containing protein yields the protein MMRGQQASTGPDVAGWLVSEARSLEGPAPLLDALCQRLVAQGVPLARASIVLFTLHPLLHGRSFRWRPGQRVSTEVHPHGLQHLPGFALSPFKALLDGSPGLHRRLEEPPAPDDFPMYAELRADGLTDYVALPLCFSDGARHAVSWATSAPGGFTDAHLALLHGLHPLLQLVLEVLARKDMTGVLLDTYLGKDTGRRILQGQIRRGDGETTSAVICLSDLRSFTALSDALPRDSLLELLNAYFETMVTAFHAHGAEVLKFMGDAVLAIFRIDAESPVEERCAAAARTIREAVAASSRDNAERRRKGLPTYEFGAALHVGDVMYGNIGASDRLDFTVIGPAVNLASRIGGLCAALNEPVLLSEAFASHFRGGTRDLGEHVLKGVGLPVRIHTLEAEAAVDSNSLTAA
- a CDS encoding cysteine desulfurase family protein, with product MSPTERPLYLDHNATTPIDPEVVDAMLPYLREEFGNPSSGHPYGRRARAALEEARAKVAALIGAGPGDILFTSGGTEANNLAIRGTTEARAERRHVLTSVIEHPATKLPCDSLEWRGWRVTWLPVDAEGRVRVEDAAQALDAAGADTALVTLMHANNETGVLQPVAEVAALAHRHGATVHTDAAQSVGKVPVDVGVLGVDLLTLVGHKLRAPKGVGALYVRPGTPLRPFVLGGGQERGLRPGTENVPYAVALGTACDLARARLARGTAAGVALRERLWERLRAEVPGLALNGHATERLPNTLNVRFPGVKGSDVLAAAPEVAASTGSACHEGGESASAVLRAMGLPEAEALGAVRLSLGPDTTEAQVDRAAAALAAAWRKAGGR
- a CDS encoding ABC transporter permease; its protein translation is MMALWDTLRLAFGTFISNPLRSFLTLLGIVIGATTVVSMMGLIQGLRNQVNESLSELGTNCFQVQRLPFGGELSLAELSRRPRLNEGDLEAIREQPSVLTAAAEDSKGGFKVSTSLRESRPNVSIWAGTPEYFQTNSVQVQEGRAFTDTEYLDGRRVVVIGLDLADTLFPGLDPLGQTLRIQGRSFQVVGTLKRKGGFLGGGSQDNQVMMPLSVFRQLFGVRDYRVSIQARTSELVPRAQDEVTLLMRRRHALKPMEPDDFFVFSNESAAETFNKISQVISVASFGVCLLSLLVGGIGILNIMLVAVTERTREIGIRKALGAKKRRILAQFATEAVVLSLTGGVLGVALGVALAHLARWVMGLPTEVPAWAVGLSLAMSCGVGLAFGIYPAARAAKLDPVEAMRTE
- a CDS encoding lysyl oxidase family protein gives rise to the protein MQQFRALTLSTLLALSLCACPGDPDPIPDAGADAGEPDAGGPDAGEPDAGEPDAGEPDAGEPDAGPGDAGPVLSDVPVWEVKHDPEYTAGCFGRSIAMGDLNGDGQKDLVVAAPPCLTTTRDPGRLSIFTGEAPYFTKQPLSTVMNWRNASTRTNGNQMVVSTGNVDGDAYADVLVSGQYGLLVFKGRTDLGQLFAEPLFLVPGGGVYNNAVLADVDGDGLDDLVSVKGTQVSVYRATPGAEGGPFTLVPRTQALFTNSVRRAGDFNGDGAQDLVVNNGSSFGLFLGCKAGGTLECDGLLARSATWGVASRTLALLPDLNGDGTSESFQGPGGGTQQLHLSDAQSPTGFSATPVWTAMADPVFSLFGNVIVSAGDVDGDGQRNDFIVGSDGRLYVYSPAQGVSAELKPVWAWPRADRLRAGFEGFHRFSVLAPGDLDDNGFDDVVVGMAPPPGLVSGPGGRVVIYGGGAVPDEPTAPPHLPAVAACGLQLDPVNGKPDLTVDADVLARSLYVETRTFAPDSCEVIEGCVPAGGQRRLLRFNTSIVNLGTAAATVPDVQERPDLYVWDECHGHDHLTNFAGYALRDAQGQDVVLGRKQGFYLVDYHRQCSDAAPFFLYAERMGISAGWSDIYFADIPCQWVDITDLSDGTYTLRVGVDEQDIIEEETVHPNEVSVRLVLEGDTATVLP